ATGCGGAGGCGGAGCTTGGGTTGAAGATTTCTTGTGGGATGGAAATGATGTATCAGCAGCGGAAGTGTGATGGGGTTGAAGGGAAGGGTTCTACTTGGGAAGCGTTTTTGCAGAGCTTGGAGAAAAGTGGTTACTTTCAAGGACTGCTTCCAGGTTCCAGTGAGTATCAGAGGTTGATGCAGAATGCTCAAGAGTATTATAGAAACACTTCTCTGCACTCCAAGGCCGGTGTTGATAGTAAACCATCTTCTGAAAAGAccatcacacacacacacacacacatatatatatatatatatattcattgtgCCAGCTTCTAGCTTTGGATAATTTTGCTATTGATAGAGAATTACATGAAGGGTAATTTAgagatattataattaaatgtgTGAAGTTGTTAAATTCTGCTTATAtctatgttaaaaaatatgagtttcattataatagtttttttaaaggaaaatgTATAAATTATTACTTATAATTATCGATTCTTATGTTCCTAATAGAAAATGCTTTACACAATTGCAGCAGCAGCGAAAGCATCTAAGAGGTTTACAAGAGGTTTAGTAGAGAAGTGAGAATAGTGAGCCCAAAAATGGAGTTTCCTCCTTCTTCCTCCTCCACGGTCTCACACGACACCGTTTTCTACACCATATACCCTAACTCCTCCATCACAACCAACACCCTCCAATCTCTCCACCTCCAAATCCTACAAACCATTTCTCCCTTCATCACCGACTACATATGGCAACATCAACCTTTCACACTCTCTCTCTCCATTCCTCCAAACCCTACCTGTCTCTGCCCTTCCTCCTCCAACATCCCCCACCTCCACGGCCACTTTCGTTACGGCGACAACCTCGACGACGAATGGTTTGCCGTCTTCCTCCTCTTCCACATCTCCATCCATTTTCCCTCCCTTTCCATCCGCCTCTGGGACTCCGACGGCGAGTTTCTTCTCATCGAAGCCGCCTTCCATCTTCCTCGCTGGCTCAATCCCGATTCCTCTGACAACCGTCTCTTCCTCCGTAACGGAAAAATTCATATCATTCCCTGTAAACGTCTTCCTTCCCCTTCCCTCATTGATTCACTCAACTTCCTCACAAATTCTGAGTCCGAATCGCAAGCCTCTGATCCGGTTCAGACCGTGATTATGAACCGGATCAAAGATTATCCAGACCGGGCTAGAAAAAACATGCACAGTGTTAGGGTTAGGGTTCCAGTGTCAGTTGCAAAGGTTCTTAAGCACGAGCCGTGCTTGATTTCGCTGGCTGTGGAAGGTTTCTACGACAGGGATATTGATGGTATGAAATTCGCGGCTAAGATGGAGAGATTCTTGGAGAAAGGGAGGGAGGAGGAGTTGGTGTGCGTTTCATTGAAGATGTCGAGGGCTATGTATGCGCAGCTTGTTCAGCAAACGTTTAGGGCTCCGAAGGTTTATCCCGAGCTTCCGTGTCGAGACCGGAAGGAGGAGTATGCGGAGGCGGAGCTTGGGTTGAAGATTTCTTGTGGGATGGAAATGATGTATCAGCAGCGGAAGTGTGATGGGGTTGAAGGGAAGGGTTCTACTTGGGAAGCGTTTTTGCAGAGCTTGGAGAAAAGTGGTTACTTTCAAGGACTGCTTCCAGGTTCCAGTGAGTATCAGAGGTTGATGCAGAATGCTCAAGAGTATTATAGAAACACTTCTCTGCACTCCAAGGCCAGGTTAGTTAATTGTTTTTTGCTCTTTCTTCAGTCACATGCATGATTTATTTAAGTATATAGACTCATTGTATTGGATAGAATAGAAACTTTAGAATTGAT
This region of Cicer arietinum cultivar CDC Frontier isolate Library 1 chromosome 8, Cicar.CDCFrontier_v2.0, whole genome shotgun sequence genomic DNA includes:
- the LOC101495499 gene encoding protein ecdysoneless homolog — protein: MEFPPSSSSTVSHDTVFYTIYPNSSITTNTLQSLHLQILQTISPFITDYIWQHQPFTLSLSIPPNPTCLCPSSSNIPHLHGHFRYGDNLDDEWFAVFLLFHISIHFPSLSIRLWDSDGEFLLIEAAFHLPRWLNPDSSDNRLFLRNGKIHIIPCKRLPSPSLIDSLNFLTNSESESQASDPVQTVIMNRIKDYPDRARKNMHSVRVRVPVSVAKVLKHEPCLISLAVEGFYDRDIDGMKFAAKMERFLEKGREEELVCVSLKMSRAMYAQLVQQTFRAPKVYPELPCRDRKEEYAEAELGLKISCGMEMMYQQRKCDGVEGKGSTWEAFLQSLEKSGYFQGLLPGSSEYQRLMQNAQEYYRNTSLHSKASDLMSAPIRRIDEILALPYSVEEFKDQEVPPSDDDSWLYNGEEELNSALMERQKEMELYDLKHKSKGKEKKGQDTGSNADGFDPGDVAKSMRAFVDMMSSFEGAEAPDDRNKEVDLDVDQFFKEMESVMKCPGEAANSNIEEGSSSDLDFDDSDGSDVLESDEDNDDEENTFMQSYSDAMNEQLKATTLQKSFVRAKEQIPKKDEGTSHAAEDMDEDFSPVDVDVNLVKSFLDSFSSQQGLPGPASNLLGLMGVQFPKDDKKGR